The following are from one region of the Trichoderma breve strain T069 chromosome 5, whole genome shotgun sequence genome:
- a CDS encoding a49-like RNA polymerase I associated factor domain-containing protein yields MSDLSNKKRKRDGEKAGSAKKKVVIDAPASIATVSSVLKPKSCPPVIANTPGMEMPSNLVFNSYIPKNASSKSKKAADKALLLHSTTHRNLDYTAREEESRDSKPLLNHFIGIYDPKTGKLQVVEAKKMVVRGAVRSKQVPTSADQTETKKSIMDQRTDLGQTFGTKKAKKVIQDKVLNAIAPQKKPGDFSTPKLDDASKAILNSIGAVTSTMASREELQAVIDEAKPVPKANLDAEDIYDVYRPEEIIGTDILNLVPIREWQEKAKHGESIQFRSRYVVSRVQAIASNEDAEMRLRVLRYLSIVLLFYLYSKPGRQKGTRQLPPREKLRELLAPAPEAVVENIRRKFSDNGQLRKFHIDLLIAHCCALACIVDNFEVDTQNLRDDLRIEQKVINQYFHEIGARVKPVKDKAEDRMLHIAKLALPLDFPKQRQIRARR; encoded by the exons ATGTCGGATCTcagcaacaagaagagaaagcgagaCGGGGAAAAGGCTGGTTctgcaaagaaaaaggtcGTCATTGACGCACCGGCTTCAATTGCAACCGTCTCGTCCGTTCTCAAGCCTAAATCATGCCCTCCTGTGATTG CAAACACTCCAGGAATGGAAATGCCCTCGAATTTGGTCTTTAACTCATATATTCCCAAGAATGCCTCTTCAAAGTCCAAAAAAGCAGCCGACAAAGCACTCCTACTGCACTCCACGACGCACCGCAATCTGGACTATAcggcaagagaagaagagtcgcGCGACTCAAAGCCTCTCCTGAACCACTTCATCGGCATCTACGATCCCAAGACTGGCAAATTGCAAGTTGTCGAAGCGAAAAAGATGGTCGTTCGAGGCGCCGTCCGCTCTAAACAGGTGCCAACTTCTGCAGATCAGACGGAAACCAAGAAG AGCATCATGGACCAGAGGACAGATCTTGGACAGACTTTCGGAacgaagaaggccaagaaggttATTCAAGACAAGGTGTTGAACGCCATCGCTCCGCAGAAAAAGCCTGGCGACTTCAGCACGCCCAAGTTGGACGATGCCTCCAAGGCAATTCTCAACTCCATCGGTGCAGTTACATCCACAATGGCctcaagagaagagctgcaggCAGTTATCGACGAAGCCAAGCCGGTACCCAAGGCGAATCTCGACGCAGAAGACATTTACGACGTATACCGCCCCGAGGAAATCATCGGAACAGATATTCTCAACCTTGTTCCTATTCGAGAATGGCAGGAGAAGGCGAAACACGGCGAGAGCATCCAGTTCCGCTCTCGATATGTCGTCTCTCGCGTGCAAGCCATTGCCTCCAAcgaagatgccgagatgCGGCTGCGCGTGCTAAGATACCTCTCCATCGTCCTCCTGTTCTATCTCTACTCAAAACCCGGCCGCCAAAAGGGCACTCGGCAATTGCCGCCCCGAGAGAAGCTCCGGGAGCTACTTGCTCCAGCCCCTGAGGCGGTTGTTGAAAACATCCGTCGCAAGTTCTCAGATAACGGCCAGCTGAGGAAATTCCACATTGACCTGCTCATCGCGCACTGCTGTGCACTTGCTTGCATCGTGGATAACTTTGAAGTGGACACGCAGAACCTGAGAGACGACCTGAGGATAGAGCAGAAGGTGATTAACCAGTACTTCCACGAGATCGGAGCCAGGGTGAAGCCTGTAAAGGACAAGGCAGAGGACCGAATGCTGCACATCGCGAAGCTTGCGCTACCGCTAGACTTTCCGAAACAGCGACAGATCAGAGCGCGTCGATGA
- a CDS encoding enoyl-CoA hydratase/isomerase domain-containing protein codes for MSSGVISIEYRGRVAVITIANEKKLGAMNQAQYFELSQALREVAKHDEVFVTVLLGKGRFFSAGADVSIGRTSPSDPDEARKQWLQTFVAFNLNITEAFASHPKILVVGLNGPVVGLTAAIVSHADFIYCAPHTFLLTPFSSLGLVAEGGSSRALVTRLGPARANEALIMSKRITSAELERCGFVNKIFEDVKQGEDAKFRELLLKEVDERLGEHLVGDSLVGIKKLIRGPEQNIVNLSNFNEVFAGLERFVTGVPQEEFRKIASGEKRHKL; via the exons ATGTCGTCCGGCGTAATCTCCATCGAATACCGCGGCCGcgtcgccgtcatcaccatcgccaatgagaagaagctcggTGCGATGAACCAAGCGCAATACTTTGAGCTGTCGCAGGCACTGAGGGAGGTTGCGAAGCATGACGAGGTGTTTGTTACGGTTCTGCTTGGCAAGGGCCGTTTCTTTTCAGC CGGCGCGGATGTCTCCATCGGCAGAACAAGCCCCAGCGACCCCGACGAAGCTCGCAAGCAATGGCTCCAAACATTCGTAGCCTTCAACCTCAACATCACAGAGGCCTTCGCCTCACACCCAAAAATCCTCGTCGTAGGCCTCAATGGCCCCGTCGTCGGCCTCACCGCCGCAATCGTCTCCCACGCCGACTTCATCTACTGCGCGCCGCACACTTTCCTCCTCACCCCCTTCTCATCCCTAGGTTTAGTCGCCGAGGGAGGCTCCTCGCGCGCGTTAGTCACACGCCTTGGACCAGCGAGGGCGAACGAGGCGCTCATCATGAGTAAGAGGATTACGAGTGCGGAGCTGGAGCGGTGCGGCTTCGTGAATAAGATCTTTGAGGATGTGAAGCAGGGTGAGGACGCAAAGTTTagggagctgctgcttaAGGAGGTGGATGAGAGATTGGGGGAGCATCTTGTTGGGGATAGCTTGGTGGGCATTAAGAAGCTGATTCGGGGGCCGGAGCAGAACATTGTGAACTTGAGCAACTTTAATGAAGTGTTTGCTGGTTTGGAGAGATTTGTTACTGGAGTCCCGCAGGAGGAGTTTAGGAAGATTGCGAGTGGCGAGAAGAGGCACAAGCTGTAA